The genomic segment TCAGGAATTGGTCTCATACTCGATTCTGATAATCTATGGACAGATATCATACAAAAAGCATCTATGGTGTACATCCTGCTCATGATTGCACGGGTCATTAGCCGTGTACTGGATGTAATTCAGAACATCTACAAAGGTTATACCATATCTAAACGAAGACCGATAAAAGGTTATCTTCAACTGGCAGATATATTTATCCATTCTGTTGTTTTAATCTTATCTGTATCTTTAGTAATGGATCAAGATGCAACAGTACTTCTTAGTGGATTAGGAGCGTTAACAGCGGTCATTATGCTGGTATTCAAGGATTCGATTTTAGGTTTAGTCGCTTCAGTCCAGTTAACAGCAAATAACCTGGTTCAAATTGGGGATTGGATCGAAATGCCCAAGTACGGAGCTGACGGGGATGTTGTTGATATAACGCTTCAAACTATCAAAGTACAGAATTGGGATAAGACACTGGTGACCATTCCCATTTATGCTTTGATTTCAGATTCCTTTAAGAATTGGAGAGGAATGTCTGAATCAGGTGGCCGTAGAATCAAGCGTTCCCTTAATCTGGATCTTAGCTCTATTAAGTTTTTAGATCAGGATTTATGGGATAGATTAGAAAATATAGAATTATTAAAACAATATTTGCATAGAAAACAATCAGAATTAAGCAAATATAATGAAGGAAAAAACACTAAAAGTCGTTCTAATTTACGTAGCCTGACAAACATTGGAACCTTCAGAGCCTATGTGGAAGCTTATTTAAAAGATCATACCCAAATTAATCATGGTATGACTCTGATGGTTAGGCAGCTACCGGCTACATCGGAAGGATTGCCTTTGGAGGTTTATGTTTTTGCGGGGACAACCGTATGGGCTGATTATGAAAGTCTACAAGCGGATATATTCGATCACCTATATGCAGTGTTACCGGAATTTGAATTAAGACCCTATCAAGCCCCATCTGGCTGGGATTTGCGTCTCTATCATCAAGGAGATATTTAATGTTAACATTTGTTGCTATTATTGTAACAGCTATTGCTTGGGGTATATGGGTACCTCTAACACATAAAGTAAAGTTTCCCTCAAGTTATACCAGGGTATTTTATGTCGCTATAGCGAACCTTATACTGGCCTTTTTTGTAGCCAGGTTTTCCCCATATTGGGCTGAATTGACTCCTAGAGTTATGATTTTCTCTTTTATAGGAGGAATTATTTGGGCTATTAGTGGTGCCTGTGCTTTTTATGCTTCTGAAAGAATAGGAATAGCGAAGGCCAATGGAACCTGGGCACCATTGAATATTGTGTTTTCTATCACCTGGGGGATTTTGCTATTTGGTGAGTTTCTTGACCTTCCCACACCAATTAAATTATTGGCTTTACTAGCTGTTATCATCATCATTGCAGGTATCTTAATGATTATTACTGCCTCTGGTGGTAAAGCAACAAAGTCCATGAACTCTTTCCTCCCCTACCTGGCAGCTATAGGAACTGGTGTACTGTGGGGAACTTATTTTATCCCTATCCGACTCACCCAAGCTAGTACCTGGGCGGCAGCCTTTCCTTTAGGTATAGGTATTTTGGTGGGAAGCTTAATATTTGTTATTATTAGCAGATCCTCCCTCAAGCTGGAAAAGACAAAAGATTATGCCATTACAATGACATCAGGTTTATTATGGGGTATTGGTAATTATTCTTCCCTTATCCTAATGGAGCGAATTGGTACAGGCAAAGGTTATACTATTGCCCAAATCTCATTAGTCATAAATGCTTTGATTAGTATCTTTATTTTTCACCAACCTAGTCCTAAAACCAAAGAAGCGTTAAAGACAGTCATAGGGATATTAGTGGCTCTTGCAGGTGCGATTATTTTGGGGAACTTGAAATAATAGATCGATAGTATTACACTATGAGTATGGAAATAGCACAAAACCCTGTTGAATCTGCTTCTATAGCGATGAAGCAGATCTTAGATTCAGCCCAAACTCAAAGTAGTGACTTATCTAATAAGCTGCTGAAAGTTAATGTTCAGCAGCAAATTGATGTTAGTCAGCTAGCTTATATGGGTAACACAATAGACTTGTACGCTTAAACAAACTTTAAGTAGTTAGTTGTCTTTTGAGACATATCTGAATAATAACCTCTGTAATCTTCTGGTAGGCACTCGGCTATCTGATACATGACTTCGTCTACGACCTTTTTTCGTAGCTCTTGAGACATCTTCTCTTCTTGAATATCGATAATAAAAGGTTTGCCGATTTTTATAGTAATCTTGGTACGCCGAAGCCTTTTCATATTATATTTGAGGTTCTCACCACCCCAATGAACAACAGGAATAATGGGAACTCTGCTTTTCTCTGCTATAACAACAGTGCCTGGTCTTCCTTTTAAAAGCTTTCCATTCTTGTTACGAGTTCCTTCAGGAGATAGACTAAAAAAAGCACCCTCCTCTAAGGATTCCATGGCCTTACGCATGGCACCAACGTCAGCAGCTCCCCGCTTAATAGGAATAACATGCCAGGCTTTCATTAAGCTTTTTACCACAGGAACTTTCCAAAGCTCTGCTTTGGCCATTCCTATAATGGGTCTAGGTTGTAAGGATAAGTATAGTAGGGGCACATCAAGAAAGTTAATATGATTACCAGCCAGTATGTAGGGACCTTCCAATGGCAAATTAACTAAATCGCTATCGTCAATCTTGCATAAACATTTCAAAAAAAAGTTAATAATACCATTTATGATTTTTATCACTCTATTATCCTTTATATTCTCTTAAGTAATATCTAAGACTCTTATACCTGAAGGTACGATTTTCATGGTAAGGGGAAAATTCTCTTTATTAATCCATAGGGTATCCCCGTCCCTATTTAAAAGAATACGACCGTCATATTGAATGGTTATTTCTTCTGATTCATAAAAGTTTGTTTCCTTTATATTCCTATGAGCTCCTGTATAAAAAGCTCCCTTGATCATAATACGGCGAAGTATACTTCCCCAGTTTACAGCTAAAAAATTATTTTGATCAGGAAGGATCTTCATCTGATTACCATAGGTTCGATTTCCTGTGACTCCCATACAGGCAAATAAGAATCTGTCCTTTATTTCTTTTATTCCATCCAGTGTTTTTACTGAGATCTCCATAGGACGAATAGAAACAAAGAGGTCATAGAATATGGTAGATAGATCAACAGCTATCTTATAAAAATTACCGGGTATTCTGCTTTTCATAATATTGGTCATATGAGTAACAAAGGCATCCAATCCAACAGTACCAATATTAAAAGCATACTGAGTCTCTAGTTTAGGTCCATCAATTTTAATGGTTCCCAACTCTTTATGATCCTCTTTATGTAGCAAGCCCACCAGGGACTCTTTAAAAGTATTAGCATCTAATCCATCATTGCCAGTTCCCATGGGGACTCTAAATAACCACAAATTATTACGCTTGCTTAAGGGAAGACTCATTAATCCAGTACAGAATTCCATACTGGTACCATCTCCTCCCATAAGGAAAACAATAGTTTCCTCCTCACAAGAGAGCCCTATCTCTTTGGATATTAGGGAGGCATGTCCCGGACTGGTTGTTTTTATCACCTTCCATTCGAAATCAACCTCTGGCCTATCCTTTGATTGCTCTAAAATACTTAGTAATTCTCTGTGATGTTTAGCCAAGTGTTTGAATCCTCCAGCTATGGGATTCATTACCAAATAGACTTTATGGAACGATTTTTTGTGAATGATCTGGGTTTTTGCTAAAAACAAACGGAAATCATTAAGGAATTCATCAATGCGCATTGCACAAATGTACAATAGGTTTTATTTTTCACGCAAGAGGAATGAGATGGAAATTGGTAAAGTAAACCTACTGACAGTAGAAAGAATAAAAAAAGACGGGGCAATTCTAAAAGGTGTAGAAGATACAGTGTTTTTGAATCGGAAAGGATTCCCTAAAGTAATGAAAGAAGGAATGACCTTAGAAGGTTTTATTTATAATGATGGAAAAGAAGGAATAGCTGTTACTTTAAAAAAGCCTTATGCACAGTTAGGTGAAGTAGCCATTATGACAGTAAAAGAACTCACAGATTTTGGAGCCTTCCTAGATTGGGGAATTTTCAAGGATCTTTTCCTCCCTAAAAGGAATTTTGCATTTCAACCAAAGGTAGGAGAGAGAATACTTGTTAAAATCATCATGGATTTTGAAGGAAAAGGACTCATTGCTGAAGCTCGTATAGAAGAGATTGTAGAAGAAGCACCTCTGGATATACCTCTGAGACAAAAAGTTCCCTGTTTAATCTATAAAGATACAAGAATAGGCTATCAATGCCTTGTAGACAACAAATACCAGGGAATGCTCTATAAAGATGAAACTTTCGAACCTTTATTTAGAGGAATGACGAGGATGGCTTTTATTAAGAAAGTTCGGGAGGATGGTAAACTGGATATGGCTATACAGCAACCTGGGTTTCAAAGTGGAAAAAACGATGAAAAAGAAAAAATACTTACTCAATTACTCAAATCAGGGGGACATATCTACTTAACAGATAAAAGTGATCCGGATCAGATAAGACATCAATTGAAAATGAGTAAGAGAAATTTCAAAGCTGTTGTCGGAATGCTTATGCGTGAAGGGAAAGTTACACAAGACGAAAAGGGAGTACATCTCTGTGATTGATAGTCACATAAGTGGCGTATTAGCAGGTCATTGGATTGGGCTTTGTCTTCAACCCCATTCTACATCATGGGAAGATGTACATCTTTTGCTAAAAGATCCTTCCCACTATCCCTTAACGAACCCTTTAATGAAAGGGGATTTCCTTCATTGGTTGGATCATGATAATCGCCTGAGAACCTACTTTGGTTTTTACCTTTTAAAAAATAGCTTAGTCATTAAACCCTCTGATATGGAAATATTACTGGGACATAGTTATATGAAAAATGAAGACTTTTACAACTATAGAATGGATCTTGAGAAAAAAACCTTACAAGGGCTTCATAATAAAATTATAAAACTAGTCAAAAAGCATGGAGGAGATAAGCTGCTTGATAGACCTGAAGAAAAAAAAATGCTTAAGAAACATTTAAGAGTTCAAAATAAACTTCTTGTCAAAGTAGCCAGTTTATCTATGGAACATGATGACAAAAAAATAACTTCCCTCGTTGATATTACTAAATCAGAACTGAGGGAAGCTATCATAACAATTAATAATTATTACAGTATGTCACCAGGAGTATAATCTCGTCCTTCCGGATATTTTATGAGCCATTGGTTTACGTCTTCTTTAAACCGTTCTACTTGCTCCATTGCCCCACCTACTAATTCAGCACCTCGATTAATAACAGCCTCTAATTCTGTTTGTGATAAACCCAAACGTGAATCGGCAGCTAATCTTTGAAGTAAATCGTTTTGAGTAATAACCCCATTGCGCAAGTCTAATACTGTAGATACAGCATGTTCTTTGATAGCTTCATGAGCTAATTCACGTCCCGCCCCCTTCTTGACGGCTTCCATTAATATGGTTGTTGTTGATAAAAAGGGAAAGTAATGATCATTCTCTTGTTTAATAATGGCAGGAAAAGTACTCATCTGATTGAGAATAGTAAGGAAAGTTTCAAATAAACCATCTAAGGCATAGAAACTGTCAGGAAGAGCCACTCGACGGACAACGGAACAGGAGACATCCCCTTCATTCCATTGATCTCCTGATAATCCAGCCAGCATATTTAAGTAACCATTAAGTATAATGTGGAATCCGTTAACTCTTTCACAGGAACGGCTATTCATTTTATGAGGCATTGCGGAAGATCCCACCTGTCCTTTAGCAAAACCTTCACTGGCTGTTTCATTTCCTGCCATGATTCTTAAGGTTTTAGAAAAGCTGCTTGCTCCTGAGGATATTTGATACAAGACACTGACGACTTGATAATCCAAACTACGAGGATAGACTTGGCCAACAGCATTAATTGTGGAAGCGATACCTAAGTGAGTAGCTATTTTACTCTCCAAAGCTTTAATTTTGTCATGATCACCATCAAATAAAGTCAATTGATCCAAATAAGTACCAACGGCGCCTTTGATACCACGAACAGGATAAGACTGAATTAAATTATCCAGAGAAGTGAGGGCTAATAGTATTTCCTGACCAAACATTGCAATTCGTTTACCGAATGTCGTTGGCTGAGCGGCAACGTTGTGAGTTCTGGCGGTTATTATCTGTTCACTATGCTGTTCTGCTAATTGGGCTAAACGATTTAAAGTAGCTAGGGTCTTTTTCCGAACAACCTTCAAGGCCTTAAAGATTTGAAGCTGCTCTACATTCTCTGTAAGATCCCTACTGGTCATCCCTTTATGAATATGTTCTGCACCAGCTAACTCACAGAATTCCTCTATACGGGCTTTGACATCATGTCTTGTTATCTTTTCACGAGCTTTAATGGATTCCAAATCAACTTGATGCTTAACATTTTCATAGGATTCAATGATTTGATCATCAACATCTAGTCCTAATTCCTTCTGTGCCCGGAGAACAGCAATCCACAACTCCCTTTCCAGTACGACTCTTCCTGTACTTGACCATATATTTTTCATTTCCTGGGAGGCATAGCGATCTGCTAAGACATTTACAATGGGATCCATATAACATTCCTCTATTATTTGATTATTTGTAGGTAGGCATACGTTAACCTATTTAAATCTTTTGTTTAAGACGTTTAAGACGCTTTTCCAGTTCATTTCTCTGTCCCTCTCTAAGGACATTTAAAGGTATCAGATTAAGATAATCCAAGGCCTTAATAGGATCTTTTTGCTTGTGCTCATAGTATTTTGCTAATTCTGTATAGGCAAAATAGGGTTTAATAGAGGCCAGTTCCCTCCATAGGGATAAGGCTTTATCCCAGTCTCCCCTCTTTTTATATAGATTACCCATATAACGCATACTATGATAATGAGGCAAGGATGCTGATTGTTCGATAAGAATAGGTCCTTCAGGCCTGTTAATTTCTTGTAGACATAAGCCCAAACGAAAACGGTCAACTAAGGAATATTCAAAAGGATGAGCAAAAATTTTCTCTATGTAAAAGAGTAACTTAACCAGGCTATAAATATCTTCTTGATTATGATAAAACACACCTTGCAAATCTTTGGCATCTCTTGATTTTAAAAAATCAAAATACATTTGTGGAACAAGGGCTCCAGGAACATCCTGGGTCTGTCTTTTGATACCGAGAATCACTTCCTCTATATTTGATAATTTGCAAGATCCTATACAATTCTTCCACAATCTTCTCGATATGGTTAAAAGGTCTAATTGGGGGGGAATCATCCAATTCATACGGTTCATCAAAAACCTGGTACGTATTAAATGACTATCATAGGTTTTGCCATTATAGCTGACATGAAGCTTAGTGGGATCAAGGTCCTTTTTAATCAATGCCAGTAAGTCCCCTTCTCCTGGATAATCGGACAGAAAGTACTGTTTGAATTGAAAGGCATCACCCTTAATAAAGCCTATGCCTACCAAAAAGGGAACTGTACCCGCCCCCCCTGATAAGCCTGTAGTTTCTGTATCATAGAATAAGAAATCCTCGGCTTGACGTTGACCATTATACAAATAGGGATCTTTCGACCAATATGGTTGTGGTAACGGTAAATTCTCTTCCCTGAGCCATAAATGAGGAGCGACTTGATGGAAACCATCCAGCCCCTTAATACTCACTTCCTGCTCTTTTGATTTTACTGTTGTTTTTTTAGTCAGTTCCTGAGCTTGTCGTAAGGCTCCTAAACGGGAGGACAAAGAAGATCTAGCCATGTTTAAACCATTGATCAATAAGAGCTCTTGTTCTGTCTTTATAGTTTAAATTACTATTATCAAGTGATTTGCTTATCTCTGGATCATCACTGGACTCAGGACCGACACAGGAGGGGCAGCCTTTCTCACAGGTACAATTATTAATAACCTCCTGTGAAGCTTGTAATATTCGGGTCAGTTTTTGAGGAACCTGTTCTGCTAATCCAACACCACCGGGATAGTTATCATAAAGGTAGATAGTGGGACAATCATAATGGGGATCATTAACCCGCTCAGAGACACGAATGTCTCCGGAATCGCACATTAAGAAAATGGGGATAGTTTGAGCTAATAGATTACCTATTCGTCGTAAGACAGCTCCCTGCTCATCCATGGGCCATTGATTGAAAGCCATACCCATTATGGTAGAAGAATGGAATACTATCATACAGGCTCTCGTATGCATTTCGTCTTCCGGAAGAAATATTTCTCCGTATCCTAAATTCTCATGCGTATTATAACGAAGTTTTTTGTATTTAGCGACTTGTCTACGGACCAGAACATCCCCCAGGATACTCTGATACAGGGAATAATCATTTTTTTCATCCTCTGATAATACTTTTATATCAGTTTTTACTACGGAATCAGTATAATAGTTGACCTGACTAGCTTCTATATGGCACTTAAGGTTCAGAAGATCTAGATGTTTTACAACAAATTGATTACCACGATGAATATATATGGCATTATCATGAAGAAGCTCTTTAGCACTGGACTTATCCATCTCACCGATAATCTCATATCGTCCTTTGGTCTCATCAATGATAACTACATTTTCATTAGTGATAGCTCTGAGGCTCACAGTCTCTGCTGGATATCCTCTATCAGCCCAATAGTAGCGATCCTGAGTATTGCGTAGAACTCCTTCAGATTCTAAATAAACCAACAGCTCCTGGACATCTCCTCCAAAAGCTTCACCTTTTGCAAAGGGCAGTTCAAAACTGGCACATTTTAAGTGATCCATCAAAATGTAAGGGTTATCTGGATCAACATAGGCTGACTCAGGTGGTTTTTCTAAAAAATATTCCGGATGACTGATTAAATACTGATCCCTAGGTCCGGATGTGGCTATAAACAAACTAATAGAAGTATTACGACTACGTCCAGCCCGTCCTGACTGCTGCCAGGCAGAAGCTACTGTAGAAGGCATCCCAGCTATGATGGCTCCATCTAATCCACCAATGTCTATACCTAACTCGAGGGCATTTGTGGAAACAACCCCTTGAATGGTCCCCTCTCTAAGACCCTTCTCAATGGATCTTCTTTCATTTGGTAGATATCCACCTCGATAGGACTCAACAGTTATACGATTATTTTCATTAAAATGATTAGCCAAATTTTGATTAATATAGGATCGAATAAGTTCAGTACGAACTCTGCTTTTTGCGAACACAATAGTTTTTATTCCTGACTTAAGAAAGCGTAAGGCCCATTTTTGGGATTCCAGAACAACTCCTCTTCTTATTCCCTGAACACTATCCACTACTGGAGGGTTATATAAAAGAATATGCTTTTCCCCATGGGGAGCCCCATTCCTATCAATCAAAGTTAATGGTTCCTCCAGTAATTGTTTTGCTAACTCAAGAGGATTACCAATAGTGGCGCTACAGAGGATAAATTGAGGAGTAGCACCATAAAAGGCTAGTATTCTTTTGAGCCTGCGTATCAAATTCGTCATATGGGAGCCAAAAACACCTCTATAGGTATGCACTTCATCAATTACGATATATTTTAATGTCTTAAGAAAGGCTATCCATTTAGGGTGATTCGGTAGAATACCAGAATGAAGCATATCAGGATTGGTCACAATGATACGACCTTGATCTCGGGCACTGATTCTTAATGAACTGGGAGTATCCCCATCATAAGTTACAATTTTAATAGGTAGCCCGGAAGGAAGAACCAGTTCGTTCAGGGCAGATTGTTGATCTTGACTCAAAGCCTTAGTAGGAAAAAGATACAGGGCTTTACTGTGAATATCCTCTAATAGTGATTGTAGAATGGGTAGATTATAACAGAGAGTCTTTCCCGAGGCCGTAGGAGTAACGACAACGATATTGTCCTTTTGTCTAACAGACTGATAACATTCAGCTTGATGTGTATATAATTTATGTATACCTTTCTGATGGAGCGCCTCAATCAGTTGAGGGTGCAAATCATCTGGTAAAGGAAGATACTGACCTTCCTGAGAAGGTATTGTTTCGTGATGGGTTAAACAACGGAGGAACTGTTTGTCCTCATTTAATCCCTCAATAAAATGATCCATTTCCGCCATAGAGGGTACTATATCATATTTTTTCTTGACCGACATCATAGGCCTACCTAAAATACATTAAAGGAGTAGAAATGGAAGTACTTAGTTTGATTCTTGGCGGAGGCAAAGGAACAAGACTATATCCCTTAACAAAGCAAAGATCTAAACCCGCAGTTCCCTTTGGAGGCAAGTACCGACTTGTGGATATTCCTATCAGTAACTGTATTAATTCAGGCTTTAGAGAAATATATATTTTGACGCAATTTAACTCAGCATCCTTACATGTTCATGTGAATCACACCTATGTTTTTGATAGTTTTTCCAGGGGTTTTGTTGAAATATTGGCCGCTGAACAAACCTTTGAACATAGCAGCTTTTATGAAGGTACAGCAGATGCAGTACGGAAGAACTTCAGTCACTTTCATACCCATAACCCAGAAAATTACTTGATACTATCTGGTGATCAGTTATTTCGTATGGATTTACAGGATTTTTACAGAACTCATAAAAATAATGCTGCTGATATATCCCTTTCCTGTACTCCAGTCACAAAAGAGAAAACATTAGATTTAGGAATACTAAAAGTTGACGAAGAAGGTCGTGTAATAGGATTTATAGAAAAGCCAAGTCTGGATAAAGATATTAGTGAGTATAAAATGCCACGAAACCTGCATCCGGATCAGGAAGCCTATGAGAAAGGAGAATGTTACCTGGCAAGCATGGGAATGTATTTCTTTAAAGCTTCTGCAATGGAACATAGCCTGGATAATAATAAACCTGACTTCGGAAAGAACATCATCCCTGACTCTATTGATCATATGAAAGTTCAAAGTTATATCTATACAGGTTTTTGGGAAGATATTGGTACGATTAAAAATTTCTATCAGAACAATATTAACCTCTCCTCTGTTAATCCCGCTTTCAACTTTTATGATGAAAAAATGCCTATTTATACTCATAGACGGGATTTACCAGCCTCAAAGATCAACTTCTGTACCATAAGTCAAACCCTTACTGCTGATGGATGTATCATTACTAATGCCAGTATTGCCAATAGTATAATTGGAATACGTACACTGATTGATTCAGGGTCTAATTTAGATGGTGTTATCTGTATGGGTGCTGACTTCTATGAAACAATGGATCAAAAAAATCAAAATAAGCGTCAAGGCGTTCCCAATATTGGAATAGGTAAAGGGACAATTGTCAAAAAAGCCATCATTGATAAGAATGTTCGAATAGGTGAGAACTGCCGCATAGGTATT from the Spirochaeta cellobiosiphila DSM 17781 genome contains:
- a CDS encoding glucose-1-phosphate adenylyltransferase; this translates as MEVLSLILGGGKGTRLYPLTKQRSKPAVPFGGKYRLVDIPISNCINSGFREIYILTQFNSASLHVHVNHTYVFDSFSRGFVEILAAEQTFEHSSFYEGTADAVRKNFSHFHTHNPENYLILSGDQLFRMDLQDFYRTHKNNAADISLSCTPVTKEKTLDLGILKVDEEGRVIGFIEKPSLDKDISEYKMPRNLHPDQEAYEKGECYLASMGMYFFKASAMEHSLDNNKPDFGKNIIPDSIDHMKVQSYIYTGFWEDIGTIKNFYQNNINLSSVNPAFNFYDEKMPIYTHRRDLPASKINFCTISQTLTADGCIITNASIANSIIGIRTLIDSGSNLDGVICMGADFYETMDQKNQNKRQGVPNIGIGKGTIVKKAIIDKNVRIGENCRIGIDNINRKEGDYGNYHIKDDVIVIHKGAVLPEGSII
- a CDS encoding mechanosensitive ion channel family protein; its protein translation is MTETIEQFLQNLGFTTQMTQLAIKTALGLLLLVFMFILDFISKAFINKGLSSFVKKTKNTWDDMILESGVLTRLSHIIPALVLYSGIGLILDSDNLWTDIIQKASMVYILLMIARVISRVLDVIQNIYKGYTISKRRPIKGYLQLADIFIHSVVLILSVSLVMDQDATVLLSGLGALTAVIMLVFKDSILGLVASVQLTANNLVQIGDWIEMPKYGADGDVVDITLQTIKVQNWDKTLVTIPIYALISDSFKNWRGMSESGGRRIKRSLNLDLSSIKFLDQDLWDRLENIELLKQYLHRKQSELSKYNEGKNTKSRSNLRSLTNIGTFRAYVEAYLKDHTQINHGMTLMVRQLPATSEGLPLEVYVFAGTTVWADYESLQADIFDHLYAVLPEFELRPYQAPSGWDLRLYHQGDI
- a CDS encoding GRP family sugar transporter — its product is MLTFVAIIVTAIAWGIWVPLTHKVKFPSSYTRVFYVAIANLILAFFVARFSPYWAELTPRVMIFSFIGGIIWAISGACAFYASERIGIAKANGTWAPLNIVFSITWGILLFGEFLDLPTPIKLLALLAVIIIIAGILMIITASGGKATKSMNSFLPYLAAIGTGVLWGTYFIPIRLTQASTWAAAFPLGIGILVGSLIFVIISRSSLKLEKTKDYAITMTSGLLWGIGNYSSLILMERIGTGKGYTIAQISLVINALISIFIFHQPSPKTKEALKTVIGILVALAGAIILGNLK
- a CDS encoding ribonuclease H-like domain-containing protein, producing the protein MARSSLSSRLGALRQAQELTKKTTVKSKEQEVSIKGLDGFHQVAPHLWLREENLPLPQPYWSKDPYLYNGQRQAEDFLFYDTETTGLSGGAGTVPFLVGIGFIKGDAFQFKQYFLSDYPGEGDLLALIKKDLDPTKLHVSYNGKTYDSHLIRTRFLMNRMNWMIPPQLDLLTISRRLWKNCIGSCKLSNIEEVILGIKRQTQDVPGALVPQMYFDFLKSRDAKDLQGVFYHNQEDIYSLVKLLFYIEKIFAHPFEYSLVDRFRLGLCLQEINRPEGPILIEQSASLPHYHSMRYMGNLYKKRGDWDKALSLWRELASIKPYFAYTELAKYYEHKQKDPIKALDYLNLIPLNVLREGQRNELEKRLKRLKQKI
- a CDS encoding DEAD/DEAH box helicase, whose protein sequence is MMSVKKKYDIVPSMAEMDHFIEGLNEDKQFLRCLTHHETIPSQEGQYLPLPDDLHPQLIEALHQKGIHKLYTHQAECYQSVRQKDNIVVVTPTASGKTLCYNLPILQSLLEDIHSKALYLFPTKALSQDQQSALNELVLPSGLPIKIVTYDGDTPSSLRISARDQGRIIVTNPDMLHSGILPNHPKWIAFLKTLKYIVIDEVHTYRGVFGSHMTNLIRRLKRILAFYGATPQFILCSATIGNPLELAKQLLEEPLTLIDRNGAPHGEKHILLYNPPVVDSVQGIRRGVVLESQKWALRFLKSGIKTIVFAKSRVRTELIRSYINQNLANHFNENNRITVESYRGGYLPNERRSIEKGLREGTIQGVVSTNALELGIDIGGLDGAIIAGMPSTVASAWQQSGRAGRSRNTSISLFIATSGPRDQYLISHPEYFLEKPPESAYVDPDNPYILMDHLKCASFELPFAKGEAFGGDVQELLVYLESEGVLRNTQDRYYWADRGYPAETVSLRAITNENVVIIDETKGRYEIIGEMDKSSAKELLHDNAIYIHRGNQFVVKHLDLLNLKCHIEASQVNYYTDSVVKTDIKVLSEDEKNDYSLYQSILGDVLVRRQVAKYKKLRYNTHENLGYGEIFLPEDEMHTRACMIVFHSSTIMGMAFNQWPMDEQGAVLRRIGNLLAQTIPIFLMCDSGDIRVSERVNDPHYDCPTIYLYDNYPGGVGLAEQVPQKLTRILQASQEVINNCTCEKGCPSCVGPESSDDPEISKSLDNSNLNYKDRTRALIDQWFKHG
- a CDS encoding diacylglycerol/lipid kinase family protein, which produces MRIDEFLNDFRLFLAKTQIIHKKSFHKVYLVMNPIAGGFKHLAKHHRELLSILEQSKDRPEVDFEWKVIKTTSPGHASLISKEIGLSCEEETIVFLMGGDGTSMEFCTGLMSLPLSKRNNLWLFRVPMGTGNDGLDANTFKESLVGLLHKEDHKELGTIKIDGPKLETQYAFNIGTVGLDAFVTHMTNIMKSRIPGNFYKIAVDLSTIFYDLFVSIRPMEISVKTLDGIKEIKDRFLFACMGVTGNRTYGNQMKILPDQNNFLAVNWGSILRRIMIKGAFYTGAHRNIKETNFYESEEITIQYDGRILLNRDGDTLWINKENFPLTMKIVPSGIRVLDIT
- a CDS encoding lysophospholipid acyltransferase family protein, with protein sequence MIKIINGIINFFLKCLCKIDDSDLVNLPLEGPYILAGNHINFLDVPLLYLSLQPRPIIGMAKAELWKVPVVKSLMKAWHVIPIKRGAADVGAMRKAMESLEEGAFFSLSPEGTRNKNGKLLKGRPGTVVIAEKSRVPIIPVVHWGGENLKYNMKRLRRTKITIKIGKPFIIDIQEEKMSQELRKKVVDEVMYQIAECLPEDYRGYYSDMSQKTTNYLKFV
- the purB gene encoding adenylosuccinate lyase, producing MDPIVNVLADRYASQEMKNIWSSTGRVVLERELWIAVLRAQKELGLDVDDQIIESYENVKHQVDLESIKAREKITRHDVKARIEEFCELAGAEHIHKGMTSRDLTENVEQLQIFKALKVVRKKTLATLNRLAQLAEQHSEQIITARTHNVAAQPTTFGKRIAMFGQEILLALTSLDNLIQSYPVRGIKGAVGTYLDQLTLFDGDHDKIKALESKIATHLGIASTINAVGQVYPRSLDYQVVSVLYQISSGASSFSKTLRIMAGNETASEGFAKGQVGSSAMPHKMNSRSCERVNGFHIILNGYLNMLAGLSGDQWNEGDVSCSVVRRVALPDSFYALDGLFETFLTILNQMSTFPAIIKQENDHYFPFLSTTTILMEAVKKGAGRELAHEAIKEHAVSTVLDLRNGVITQNDLLQRLAADSRLGLSQTELEAVINRGAELVGGAMEQVERFKEDVNQWLIKYPEGRDYTPGDIL
- a CDS encoding CvfB family protein; the encoded protein is MEIGKVNLLTVERIKKDGAILKGVEDTVFLNRKGFPKVMKEGMTLEGFIYNDGKEGIAVTLKKPYAQLGEVAIMTVKELTDFGAFLDWGIFKDLFLPKRNFAFQPKVGERILVKIIMDFEGKGLIAEARIEEIVEEAPLDIPLRQKVPCLIYKDTRIGYQCLVDNKYQGMLYKDETFEPLFRGMTRMAFIKKVREDGKLDMAIQQPGFQSGKNDEKEKILTQLLKSGGHIYLTDKSDPDQIRHQLKMSKRNFKAVVGMLMREGKVTQDEKGVHLCD